aattaaaaaaaaaaaagttagcaACTAAACATGGAttgaaaaacaggaaaaaaagacaaaaaaacaaaaaaaatctaatgaacaaaagcaaaaaaacaatacgTAAATAATGACAAAGATAATGATAAAATTTTAAGTAAGAAGTATTATTGTTGATCTTATCTAAAGTGAAGACAAAACCTgattttcacaaaattaatgggatGATGATTGCTAAATACTGTACTTCTTCACAACTTAATCTACATCTTTCCTCAGTACCAGTATAAGCTCTGAGCCTGACTGAAGCACTGAGGTTCTTGtgtgaaggaaaataattCTGTGACAGAACACCTTAATAAATATGTACATTGTCAAGTCCAGTATGGGTGTATAATCAGATTCAGTCCTCTCTGTATTGGCAATCACTAGGTGTCCCAAAGTCAACCCTTGAAGACTATAAAGAAGTTCTTTTACTAACTGCTTCACACCTTGTGACACCTACATAGAACAGCACAAATCTATATATAATTATGACTGAAAATTTCTGGTAAGacacaaaatagaaaaacatgAGACGAAAGTGGGGCACTGGCCCCACATCTTCTGATTCTTACCTGTGCACTTCAGCATCGTTTtgccaaattcttttgttaccTCGCAGCCTAATGCCTTGGAAGTTACCTTCACATTGGCAAAGTCACAGAATTCTTCTATGCTGGTATTCATTTTGATCTCAGGGCACAGGTTTGTTGACCATAGTGATAGGATTTTAATTCAAAGATGAAATTCCTTTATTTACGAGCAACAAAATagcaaattattacaatatataattattaattcaaCTTACCTAAATATTCTGACTCCCTTTAACCTCCCTAGTTGAAATGAAAGAACTGGGGGATCTCCCTTGAACACAGTGGTCAGTGGATTTCCCCAGATAACAAGTTCCTTTAGCGATGGCCAACCAATTAATGCCAAAAGTCCTTCTTCTTCAAAGATGAGGTTATTGGCAAGGTTAATATGAAGCAGGTTGGTAAATGGTATGGGAGGGTTGTACTTGTCACCTGCGGAAAACACAACAGAGAAATATTAAAAGTAAAATCCTACAAAGAGTTTGATGCAGCTTAGAGCATAATGCTCTGTTTACTGTAGATTGCTGGTGGAAGTGAATGATCATTCATATAAGTTTCTTTATATTGATCAACttatttctctcttttaaGAACAGCTGCCATAAATGCAAGTCTTGTGCAGTGAAAcaatattggaaaaataatattactttgAGAAGCACAGTAGCTTCATTTCCTCcaatattaatttatttattaaaaagaTTACTAAATATTCTCCaccaatttttagcaattCTTTCTGCTTTTCTCCTTGATCTGGTAAACAATTATTACCTAATGAGTTGAAATGatccattaattttttctctgCACATgttaagcaaaaattaataaaaaaaaaacatcttttgatcaaattaatttttttccttgttaatTAACTAGAAACGGCATGAAAAATAAAGCCTTTTCGAAAGTCTGATTTCTTGTGTGTAGGGCTGTAACTAGATTTATAAACATCTACATTACTTTGTACATTTAGTGGATTGGACAAATTCAAAGTCAACTACGAAATGTCATTACCCAGCAATGAGTGATCCTCTAAAAGAGCACTGGATTGCAGCTTTATATGAGTCTCATCCTTAAAGTCTGTACTTCTTTCTTCATCCCCAGCGAGCTTCTGATCAAGTATTTCATCAACCTCGTCCAGAATTGATTCATTTCTTGTCTCTTCCACAGTTTCTCCTTGCTTCTTGTTGACAGGAATTCCTTCCACTTCTGCTTCAATTTCATTGACATTAGACAAAGAATTATCTCTACTGGGTGTctgattttcttgtttggaAATCTCCTCTTGGCGTACTCTGGCACCCAAAAGACGGAGATGGGGTATGGAGGAGATTTCATTGTGTTCCAAGTTAAGATATTTGAGTCTGttgattaaaagaaaagaatgcaAAAAGTAGGTATGTGTagttaaaaatatttaaaataataaaaaagccgttctttttttttataatagcaatattctgcttttctattaattatttttatcttgCAATGTGCTGATAGACGGTACTGTTGTGATTTATGAGAAACTTCCTCATTTCTTGACCTAAACAACATGACACAAGCATTAACAGtgaaagactgcaaaatcaatccattttttcccttcttcCAACTCACTCTGGGTGATGATTGTTAGAAATTTGGGTATTCTGAGCAAAAGTCTGCCATTTTCTGTGTCACTTTGTTGTTATACCCAAAAACAATACACAAATCAGGCATtctgtaacaaaaacaaagctatCTCTCtctgtttgtgtttgttttgggCACGAATGAAACCCTgtgatgacgtcacaaagtaaACTAGACCCATTCTCTTGCATTGTTTTCCATGAGCCAAACAAGTACCCAACttccttgctttgaaaagGTACAACATTCAACGAAAATAATGCAGGGCCAAAAACTTGTTTGCCAAAGCAATCAGGGCCGAAGCAAAAGTGactgtttatttatttatgcaaaaaaaattttgggcATCAGCTGccataattaaataattgcCCTGGGACAATATTGCACCATTTACATACAGGACAAGATGCAGTGCAAAATGATAATTTGACAGCAAGTATTTTAAGAACAATGTTCTCTAATTTCATATACAGCAGCAAGAGATACcctaataattttattgtactACATTTACtatattgaaataaaataatgatactaAATAAATACATCAACttcaacaaaaattaactCAAGAAATAGATGATCCTTTACTTTCTCAAGCCTGCCAGGCTTGCAAAAGTTGACAAATCTGTCAACTCATTGTGATCAAGGTACAGGTTCTCCAAAGCAGGAAATCGCAGTCGTTGCTCTTGAGATTCAACAGTTCCTGAGCTgagtaaataaaaatgaatatgGTAAAAGTTAATACAATGCATCTAAATTGACAAGATTGCCTAAAGATAGAGGTAACTTAATAGCTGCTAGGACATCATAAGCATAAAGTGCCAATGATTGTGAGAAACATAAATTTATATACTCACAGCGTCATTCCAGTGATTTTTCGGTACATTCTTGTCATTTCAACTGGaagcttttttatttcattaccTAAAACAGATGCAACGAGGAAGTTTCATGACTTGTAGTCAATATTGCGGTTGAATGTGTCTCCAAACATTACAAGCCTATTAGCCACCAAAGCCACTGGAGTGTAAtgattttaataaaaacatgTGGATTGTTTAGTACTATCAAACTTACACTGAAGTACTTTAGTATCTATTAAAGTTTGAGATGAAAGAGCTGGCAAAATACATATTAAGTACATTTGAGACTCAAAGAAAAAGTCACACGAGGGATCACTAAAAATTATgtcttccaaaattttcttttggtgcCTTGCATTGGATATCACTTGTACAAAGTCGTGTACTATTTTGCTGTGAGATTCTTGTTTGCCTCTGACCAAAAATTAGGGCAATAAATAATGATTGCTGTCTTTATGTctcaaacattaattttgttattaccCCCAGGAACTAAGAACTACTGTACGTGCACAGTGATTGgttgattaattttattagtGGTTTGTTTTCTAAAGTATGGATTGCTTAACTTTGTGGTGTGCTTTCAAGCTCAGCTTGATTTCTAGGAGATATAATGAAAATCTCATACTGATCTCGTTTTCACAGGCCGTACTGTCTTAAAGTTACAGaaccttgtttttttccacttcaattaagttgaagtggaaaaaacctGGGCCACAACTTTAATACAGTATACCCCTTAGACTCAATTAGCATGAAGTATTTAATTCAATTAAGCTCAAAGATCAAATGCAGGCCATCCAGTGCACCTATAAATAACAATTGTTATATTAAATTTGTCTCAAGATGGAGCAACAAAGCACTTTGATACGTATGTTACCAATTATCCGCATTTTAATATTCAAAGAAGCTCTTATACCAGTTAAATGAAGAGTTCTGAGGTTTGTAAGAAGACCAAGTGCCAAGATATCCTCATCAGTCAAGCGATTGTATGACAGGTCAAGTGTTTCTAGGTTTTTAAACATGTCTGGCTGTATTTGGATGGTGTCGTGAATGTTGTTCAGAGGAAGCTCTAATTCCTTTAGTGCTGAGAACTTGCTAAAAGCAGCTATAACAGGGAAGAgagaaaacaatatttctaAATAAAACATTGGATGTATAGTTCTCCCTTACATACAATAACTATCATGTCACATGGTTTTTGGTACAATAAAGCAGCTATAAAAAGGAAGAGAgtaaacaatatttttaaataaaacattGGATGTATAGTTCTCTCTTGCATACAATAACTATCATGTCACATggtttttgataaaataaaacagctaTAAAAGGGAGGagagaaaacaatattaaaaaaaaaaaaaacatttaaaagtaTAGTTCTCCCTTGCATACAAATATAACTATCACGTCACATGGTTTTtgatacaataaaattaaaagattaaaagaaaaaacaaaaaagacaggATTTTGAACTTACGAAAAGGCAAATTGTTATCTCCTGCATCAACGTGGATGACATTGTCGAACAGTAAGAAGTCGTTTTCATTGACCTGTATAAaggtaaaattaatgtcaacCATAAAAACTGATGCATACAGCACTCTGCTCCTAGACAATGCAGGAGAAATATTAATCTCACTGTTCAACAGAATGTgaagtgataataatttattgtgaaatgtttcatatattgaactgcggatttgaaatcaagcaAGCTATGATCATAGTaagcgatgatcatagcttattgTTCAACAGaatgttaataataaaattggCTGTTACATTAAATCTTGGTATACACTGACATGCATGGTATAAACATGACATAAGAATTCATCAGCAGCAAATACAAAAACTGAATGTTACTTGTTCATTAAATGCAGTGCCTCATTGTACATTATTGTAGACCGGCCAGTCAATTCAAAGAACCTGTAAGCTACTTTACCTCTCGTAACTCCTGTCCACTTATTCTTATGGAACACAAGTCTGATGGATCCTCAACATGGAACTTCTTCATCTGCACAAAACGAAGACTGTTAGTTGTTACAAAATCCTTGTGTTTAAAATAGTATTGCAGTCATAAAGAAGGTGAAGCGAGCGTCTTTCTCATCCATTTACCAAATAAAATCCATCAAGTTTGCGTGGTTTCAAATCTTCTTCTGTAGTCTGGGATTCTTCCCTTTTGAATGTCTTTATCAGCGATTTGGACGAGGCACTTGGGTCTCCAGCACATATAACAGCTTTGAAACGTCGCCTCTGCTCAGCTCGGTACGCAACAAGCCACGCACCTCCTACAatacgaagaaaaaaaaaaataacaacaacatgcATTGCTAAAATTTCCTGTAAACACAAAATGTCATTACTAAAAAAATCTACTTCACAGCATACGGAGgaacattttattttgcacaAGCATGAAAAGACAAAGATTTTAAGTAAATTGTACACCAGTTTAAGTGCTAAAAGCGAATAAGATCGAGACTTTCACATACCATCATCATCTTGCCGTTGGAATCTCGTCAAACTACGAACGGGGAAACACTGGCTGGAAAATCCCGTGCCCAACACCAACTGGGTTCCACTCTTGGCATTTGACATCCTGAATACTCCACATTCAATGTTTTATACTTCAACCAGTTATCTGAAGGGGAATGCACTTGTTAATATAGGAGATTGAACGGAAAGAGTTTGCGTGTAGGAGGCCGCCATCTTTTTAGAGGAAACACATCTATTGTCATAGCAACGTGTAGATGGTCGAACCCTACTGTCCGGGCAGGGGGTAGAGGCTTTTGTAACTTCAGAGTATATTGAGCCTTCGAAAAACTGCAACCTCGGAAATGTTACAAGCAGTATTGAGGTTATAAACCgataaaatatatttcttaCAAAATTTGTGGTTTTATTTCGAGTAATCTTTTTCTGTTCCGTTTTAAATCCATCACTACATTTATAATTACCCTACTCCTACTGTCATCTTCTCGCCAGCGACGTGGTTACACGGCATTGGTTTggctttcaagatggcggcgaaaATGTCTGCAAGCTCCAAGGTAAGAGCAGCAGTGTTCTTGATTGTaaactatgaaaaagaaaaaaaaaagagagagaaaaaaacatagaaaaataggtttataaaatgaaatcattggATTTCTGGTGTCATCCCGGAAATTTTCTGACATGTTCATGCAATCGATGGGAAAATTCACCAATTTATTACCGGCAAAAATCAGGATAGTGTAAGAAGTGATATCAGATAAAGCTTTTTTTGGGATAATGTGAACTACAAGGAAAAAGCGTTTCTTTGAAAGTCATAACAGAAAGATGATTTCGAAAAAGGTGTCAATTTGGCTTTTCGGCATTCGTGATAATATCATGAGTTGTTCTTTTAACTCCGCCGGAAGAGTTTTGGACGGAAAATAAGCACTTGGAGCAAGTGGTCGTTAATACTTCTACAGCGTATCAGAGATTATCTTAGTACTAAATACAACGTCTTACCAAGTTCTAAAAGTAAGAATTGTAATGATTTCAGGACtccttttaataataatagaaatctACCGGAGAAATTGCTATGCATGCTGATTAGCTAAGAGCAGCGACTTTGCTCGTTAAGGAgtaagaaaacgttttccgtgtttgcatagcctgatataaacatgATAGGGCTTGGGAGAATttgagacagttatgcaaacccgagacgaagtcaagggtttgcataataattctctcaacccctcgagtgtttatatcaggcttatgcaaacacaggaataaagttttctattgcttttataaaattaaagtTCATGGATTAGGCTACTCGCATTAACCTCTGAGCTAATCTTTAGGCTTCCTTGTCACAACCT
This sequence is a window from Acropora palmata chromosome 9, jaAcrPala1.3, whole genome shotgun sequence. Protein-coding genes within it:
- the LOC141892698 gene encoding X-ray radiation resistance-associated protein 1-like, whose translation is MSNAKSGTQLVLGTGFSSQCFPVRSLTRFQRQDDDGGAWLVAYRAEQRRRFKAVICAGDPSASSKSLIKTFKREESQTTEEDLKPRKLDGFYLMKKFHVEDPSDLCSIRISGQELREVNENDFLLFDNVIHVDAGDNNLPFPAFSKFSALKELELPLNNIHDTIQIQPDMFKNLETLDLSYNRLTDEDILALGLLTNLRTLHLTGNEIKKLPVEMTRMYRKITGMTLSGTVESQEQRLRFPALENLYLDHNELTDLSTFASLAGLRKLKYLNLEHNEISSIPHLRLLGARVRQEEISKQENQTPSRDNSLSNVNEIEAEVEGIPVNKKQGETVEETRNESILDEVDEILDQKLAGDEERSTDFKDETHIKLQSSALLEDHSLLGDKYNPPIPFTNLLHINLANNLIFEEEGLLALIGWPSLKELVIWGNPLTTVFKGDPPVLSFQLGRLKGVRIFRQKPPKRPKPIINLASTPRKVNDTLPPMPKKQNMAMLEGPLLQKPTATMAPHYKTLPPIGSAPPIGRQPVFTTPRKLATAPGMAETILRDTEQTPYSRTRSTPPGIPEYWSGPSTRQTVKTEGEVTVGESIGTTIGRGQPRAEGQVNTEDGFFMTQLDDQDEGQEGEVSKHLPRRGKEKERPFSVETKYKGYEDLLDVDEHDPNIFIPSDVQGSVRALKYALAHPLVFSEPQGTYKERRIEKTKTVSTSIGSSSRQSKMEALGGILDKMRVQSKTKESNLETTLQDLKKDPRHRREYREAKKLLREVQTKYDEVRVASLQPATAGRKLFGTPEDRIDAKREGLVVSRESQAQDGDISEELKRFKDNIDSRL